The DNA sequence ACGGGTCGCGCTCAGCGGGCGGTGGCGCCGGGGCTGGAGGCGTTCCATGAAAGCGCGGCGGGGTTGCGTTCGACGCTGGCGTTGAACGTGGATTTTGGGGATGCCGAGGCGGACGAGCGCAAGGTCAACCTGACCCGCTTTGAACTGTTCCGGCCGGAAAAGCGCGCCTTCTTTCTGCAGGATGCGGGCCGGTTCAGTTTCGGGGGGCTGGTCGAGACGGCGGTGATTCCGTACTACTCGCGCCGTATCGGGCTGGATGCGTCGGGACGGCCGCGGAGCCTGGACGCGGGGGTGAAGCTGTCGGGCGCGGTGGCGGGCTTTGACCTGGGGGTGTTCGGGACGCGGGTGGCGGGCGGGCCGGTGGCGCCTGGCGAGCCGGGGCAACGGTCTGCCGATGTGGCCGTGGTGCGAGTCGCCCGGGCGCTGGATGCGCGGCATCGGGTCGGGGTGCTGGGCACGCGCGGCAATCCGGATGGCACGTCCGGAAGCCGGCTGTGGGGGGTGGATTACCAGTTTCGCGACACGGATTTCTCACCCTTGGGTCGTGCCGCAAGTTCGAGCGGCAAGACGCTGGAAACGCATGCGTGGACGCAGCGGTCCGAGAATCCGGTGGTCGGCGCCGGACAGGCGTGGGGCGCCAGCGTGCAGTATCCCAACGTGGGACCGACCGGCAATGCCGAGGTGCAGCGGATTGATGCCGGGTTTCTGCCTGCACTGGGCTATCTGGCCGAGGCGGGCGTGACGCGCGGGAAGGGCGAGATCGGCTGGTGGCACCGGACCCGGAAAGGCGCCGACATGATCCCGGGGGTCGACTGGAGTTTCCGTCGCAAGCCGGGGGGTGTGGAGAGCTCCGTCGTGATCAATCCCGAGATGGCCTATACGACGCCGGCAGGGGATACGGCGATGGCCGAGGTGTTCATGGAGACCGATACCGTGGCTGCGCCATTTGCGCCCGTCCCAGGGGTGACGGTGGACAGGGGTCGCTATGCCTGGCGTTATCTGTATGCCTATCTGGAGACAGCGCCGTCGCGGCCCCTGTCAGCGGAGGCGCAGTGGCGCGGTGGCGGGTATTACGACGGCCGGCGGGATGATCAATCGGTCACCCTGGCATGGCAGCCGTCGCCGACGTGGGGGGCGCGCATCGGCATGGCGCGCAACGCGATCCGCTTGCCGTCCGGGGCCTTTACGGTGCGGATGGCGACCTTCCGGATGGATCACACGCCGTCGACCCGCCGGTCGGAAAGCGTGCTGCTGCAGTGGGACAACGTGTCGAACCGGCTGGGGATCAGCGCCCGGGCGCGGTGGCTGTGGACGGCGCAGCGGGAGGTGATCGTGTCGGTGGATAGGCTGGGGTATGTCGGAGCGGATGGGCATGCGTCGGCGGACCAGGCGCTGGGTCGGCAGATGCGGGCGAATGAAACGCGAGCGATGGTGAAGCTCGTTTGGTATCTGGAGTAATCAACGCCATCCACCCCGGCAGCCCGTGGCCAGGCCCGCCGCTGCTTGCCAGACCTGCTTACCGCTTTTCCACCGTTGCATCCCGCTGCAATTGCACCGGTCTTGGAGGCCACGCGATCGGCTACATTGCCCGCACTTCTCTTTACCGGAAACGCCATGATCAAAACCTTTGCTGCCGTGGTTCTGACGCTTGCTTCGCTGGGCGCGCACGCCATGGAGCCCGGCGCGCGTGTCGAGCCGTGGACCCTGGACGATCAGTTCGACAAACCGTACGCATTCAGCAACGACGTGAAGGTGCTGCTGGTGGCGCGCAGCATGGATGCCGCCAAGGTGGTGAACGCGGCGATGGAAGACCAGCCAGCGGGCTATCTGGAAGCGCGCAAGGTGGTGTACGTGGCGGATATCGCGCGGGTGCCGTCGGTAGGCCGGATGTTCATGGTGCCTGCCATGAAAAAGGCGAGCTACCGGATCGTGCTGGATCGGGAAGGCACGGTTGCGCAGAAGTATGTGGAACAGAATGACTCGGTGACATGGTTGCAGCTGCGCGATGGCGTGCTGGTGAACCAGAAGACGTATACCGACCCGGGTGCGCTGCGGGCGGCGCTGGAACGCGCCGCCGACTGAGGATGGTGCGGCGGCGGCCTTAGCCCGCCGCGCCCGTCAGCACCGTAGTGCGTTGGACGGCTGGAATCATGGCGGCATCGAACAGCGCGCGCACAAAGGCGCGGGTGTCTTGCCGGTCGCCCAGCGCGCGGCTCAGGTGCGCGTCGGCATGATGCAAGTGCATGCCAAGCCGGCGGTGGGCCGCTTCGACGCCCAGCAGGGCGATCAATGTCGACTTGCCTTCGTCCTTGCAGATGTCTTTGCCCGTGGTGGCGGTGTCGTTGTCGCGCGTGTCGCGCAGGTCGTCCAGCAACTGGAAGGCCTGGCCCAGTTCCGATGCAAAACTGCCCAGCGTGACGCGCACCGATTCATCGGCCTGCGCAATGATGGCGGCCATGTCGATGGTGGCGCTGAACAGCACACTGGTTTTCAGATCATTGGTTGACGCGATTTCGTCCGCCGACCGCGCTCGGGTGCCTTCCCGCAGATCCTGATACTGACCCTTGACGAGTCCCTGGGTGCCGACCGCGTTGGCCAGCCCGCCGACCAGTTGCGTGCGCAGCAGGGGCGGCACGGACGACAGGCTCGAAACCAGATGGAAGGCACGTGTCAGCAAAGCCACCGCGGTGAGGATGGCGACATCCTCACCAAAATGCAGGTGAATGGTGGGACGGCCACGGCGCAGGCGGGCATTGTCCATGCAAGGCATGTCATCCAGCACCAGCGACGCGGCATGCACCATTTCCACGGCGCAGGCCAGGTCCAGCAGGGAAGGGTCGTCGTACCCGAGGTCGCGCGCGGTCAGCACCAGCAGCAGCGGGCGAACCCGTTTGCCGGGCGCCAGGGTGCTTTCGCGCATGGCCAGCGCAATCAGGTCTCGTTCGCCACCGGCTTCGGGCAGCAGTTCGGCCAGCCGCTGCTCCACTTCCTGGCGAAGCGCGCGCACGTCGCAGGACGGCGGTGCGTCTTGCGTGGCGGTAACGGGTAAAACCATAGGCCAGGTCCTTTGAAAAGCCTTGTGACACTTCGAACTGCGACAATTCGCCCCAGTGCGGGACCGATGCTGCATGCTTTCGAGCGATTCAGCCCGTCAGGGTACCTGCTTTTCGGGCTAAGTCTTGTAAACGATGGAACGCAGCCAGCCGCGGCGGGTTGCGCCTGCCCGGCAGGCGCCCTGACGGATGTTGTACAACGTCATAAGCTGCGCGGGTCAGTACTTTCTTCTTTCAGATTGGAACGTTGGGCATGATTCATTTTGGCGTCATCGCGCCGGCGTTTTCAAGCCATTTTCAAGTGCTGCAGGCATTGGCCTCGGCCCTGGTGGACAAGGGGCATCGCGTCACCTTCATCCACCAGGCAGATACCCGGCCATTCGTGACCGATCCGCGCATCGGGTTCGAGGCCGTGGGCGCCGACACGCATCCGCTGGGATCCCTGGCGCATACCATCCGCGCCGCGGCCAATCCGGGCAGTCCGTGGGGCCTGCGCCGCGTAATCGTCGATCTGGCCCGCTGCACCGACATGCTGTGCCGCGAGGTGCCCGCGGCGCTGTCGCGCCTGGGTATCGATGCCTTGCTGTGCGACCAGATGGAAGCCGCAGGCGGGTTGATCGGGGACGGCGTCGGGCTGCCTTATGTGTCGATCGCCTGCGCCTTGCCTGTCAATCGGGAGCCGGGCGTGCCCTTGCCGGTCATGCCTTTTGTGTGGGATGACACCGAGAAATCGGCGCAGATGGCCGCGCAAAGCGAGCGGATCTACGACTGGATGATGACGCCGCATCGCCGGGTGATCGAATCGCGGGCGGCCGGCTTTGGCCTGTCCCGGCGGGGCGCCTTGCACGAGTGCCTGTCGCCCTTGGCCCAGGTGAGCCAGATCATTCCTGAATTTGATTTCCCCCGGCGGTCCTTGCCCGCGCAGTTCCATTACGTGGGGCCGCTGCGTCCGGTGGATACGTCCGGGCCGCCGCTGCCATGGCCGATCGAGAATGACCGGCCCTTTGTGTTTGCGTCGCTGGGCACCGTGCAGGGCTACCGGCTGGACCTGTTCAAACGGATCGCGCAGGCGTGCCGGCGGGTGGATGCGCAGCTGCTGGTGGGGCATTGCGGCGGGCTGAACGCGCAGCAGTCCCGGGAACTGGAAGCGGCGGGTGCCACGTGGGTGACGGACTACGCACCCCAGGGCGCGGCCTTGATGCGGGCCGATGCGGTGGTGTCGCATGGTGGACTGAATACGGTGCTGGATGCGATGGCGACCCGCACGCCAATGCTGGCGATGCCGATTGCGTTCGACCAGCCAGGCGCCGCGGCGCGGATGGTGCGGATCGGGGCCGGGCGGCGCGCGTCGCCCCGCTTTGCGACCGTGGGCCGGCTGACGACCTTGCTGCGCGAATTGCTGGACGACACAGAGATGGCGGGTCGGCTGGAGGGCCTGTCGGCGGCGGTGCTGCGCGCGGGCGGGACGCGGCGCGCGGTGGAGATCATTCTGGATGCGGTGGAAGGGCGGGTGACGGCGGACCGCCAGACGGGCGGCGAGGGGCAACTGCCCGGCGCGTTGCGGATGCCCGCCGCGGTCGCAGAGGGCGGAAGCGCATCTGCCCACCGGACGGCGTACGGCGACGACGGATCGGCCAAGGCGCGCGCGCCTGCCGCGCAGCAAGCGTGAGCGCGGGCGAGCTGCCAGGCGCAGCAGGGCAGGCGACCGGCGTCCACGACGATGCCCGAGTCCACGCCAATGCCCGCGTCCACGCCGATGCCCGTGCCGACTCCAATGCCGTCTACCTACCGGAAGGCGCCCCCCTGGACCTGATCCTGGTCGGCGGGGGCCTGGCCAACGGTCTGCTGGCGTGGCGTCTGGCGACCGAACGGCCGGACGTCAACTTCCTGGTCCTGGAAGGCAGCGAGCACCTGGGCGGCAACCACACCTGGTCGTTCCACGACAGCGACATCGACCCGGCGCAGCGCGCGTGGCTGGCGCCTGTCATTTCCTGCAGCTGGCAGAGTTATCAGGTGGTCTTTCCGGAACGCCAACGCACTCTTCACAGCGGCTATGCCAGCATTGCTTCCGACGACTTTGCACGGGTGGTGGGCCCGATCCTTGGCGAACGACTGCGTTTGGGCGTGGCCGTGACTGACGTCACCCCGACCTCGGTCCGATTGGCGACCGGGCAGACGCTGACGGCCGCCGCCGTCGTCGATGGCCGGGGCCCGCGGGCCAGCGAACATCTGGCGCTGGGCTACCAGACCTTTCTGGGCCAGGAAGTGCGGCTGGCGCAGCCCCACGGCATGACCGCGCCGATCATCATGGATGCCAGCGTCCCACAGGGCGGCGGTTATCGATTTGTGTACGTGCTGCCGTTCGGGCCGGATCGGCTGTTGATCGAAGACACGCATTATGTCGACCACCACCGGCTGACCGACGATATCTTGCGCGCAAATGTCACCGAGTACGCACGGTCCAAGGGATGGACGATCGCCGAGGTAATTCGTGAGGAACGAGGGTCTTTGCCCATCATTCTCGCGGGCGATACGGACGCTTTCTGGGCCGATATCGGCCAGCAGCCGACGACAGGTCTGCGCGCGGCCCTTTTCCACCCGACGACCGGCTATTCTCTACCTCATGCGTTGCGATTGGCATGGCGTCTGGCGGCCTTGCCCGACTTGCGCGCCCCGGCCCTGTTTGCGGCGATCCGCGACGAGGCTCGCCAGGAATGGCGCGCGCAGGGCTACTTCCGTCTTCTGAACCGCATGCTGTTCCTCGCGGGCCGATCGGACGACCGGTGGCGCGTCATGCAACGTTTCTATGGCTTGTCCGAAGGCCTGATCCGCCGCTTCTATGCCGGGCGCCTTGCCCCGCACGACAAGCTGCGCATTCTGGTCGGCAAGCCACCGGTTCCGGTAGCACAGGCCATGAAGGCCGCGCTGGCGGTCCATCCCCATCGAATCAGGAATTACGAATGAGCGACGCGCAACGTGCCGTGGTGATTGGCGCCGGCTTTGGCGGACTGGCCCTGGCCATCCGCCTGCAGGCCAGCGGCGTGCAGACCACGCTGCTGGAAAAGCGGGACAAGCCGGGCGGCCGGGCCTATGTGTACGAGGATCAGGGGTTCGTGTTCGATGCCGGGCCGACCGTGATCACCGATCCGTCGGCGATCGAAGAACTGTTCACCCTGGCCGGCAAGAAGATGTCGGATTATGTCGAGATGCTGCCCGTCTCGCCGTTCTATCGCCTGTGCTGGGAAGACGGCTCGAGCTTCGATTACGTCAATGACCAGGAGTCGCTGGACCGCCAGATCCACGCGCGCAATCCGGCTGACGTTGCCGGCTATCAGCGCTTCCTGGCGTATTCGAAGGCGGTGTTCGATGAAGGCTATCTGAAGCTGGGGGCCGTGCCTTTCCTGTCGTTCCGCGACATGGTGGCGGTGGGGCCGCAACTGGCCAAGCTGCAGGCCTGGCGCACCGTGTACAGCATGGTGTCGAAATTCATCCAGGATGAACACCTGCGCCAGGCGTTTTCCTTCCATTCCTTGCTGGTGGGCGGCAATCCGTTCGCGACGTCGTCGATCTACACGCTGATCCACGCGCTGGAGCGCAAGTGGGGCGTGTGGTTTCCGAAGGGTGGCACGGGGGCGCTGGTGCGGGGCCTGGTGCGGCTGTTCGAAGACTTGGGCGGGCGTATTGAAGTCAATGCCGCCGTGGCCAAGATCGATGTCGAGAACAATCGGGTGAAGGGCGTGCGGCTGGAAAGCGGCGAACTGTTCCCGGCCGACTCCGTGGCGTCAAATGCCGACGTCATGTTCACGTACGAGAAGCTGCTCGGGCACCACCCGCGCGGCGTGTCGCGGGCCAATTCGCTGCGCAAGAAGCGGTTCAGCAATTCACTGTTCGTGCTGTATTTCGGCGTCAATCATCACCATACGCAGCTGCAGCATCACACCGTCTGTTTTGGTCCGCGCTACCAGCAACTGATCCACGACATCTTCCACCTGGATACGCTGGCGGACGACTTTTCCTTGTACCTGCACGCGCCGTGCATTACCGACCCGTCGCTCGCACCGCCGGGTTGCGGCAGCCACTATGTGCTGGCGCCGGTGCCGCATCTGGGCAACGCGCCCATCGACTGGGAAGTGGAAGGCCCGAAGTATCGCGACAAGATCCTGGCGTATCTGGAAGAGCGCTACATGCCCGGCCTGCGCAGCCAGCTGGTCACGACGCGCTTCTTTACGCCGCTGGATTTCCGTGACGAGCTGAATGCGCATGTGGGGTCGGCGTTTTCGCTGGAGCCCATCCTGACGCAGAGCGCCTGGTTCCGTCCGCATAACCGGGATGCCGATCTGCCCAATCTGTATCTGGTGGGCGCGGGCACGCATCCGGGCGCCGGCGTGCCGGGCGTGATCGGATCCGCCAAGGCGACGGCGACGTTGATGCTGGCCGAGGCCGGACGATGAGCGAGGCGCTGCTGGCCCACGCGACGCAGACCATCGCGGTCGGATCGAAGAGCTTTGCGGCTGCTGCCAAGCTGTTTGCGCCCGACACCCGCCGCAGCGCCTTGATGTTGTATGCGTGGTGCCGGCATTGCGACGACGTGGTCGACGGCCAGGAATTGGGGTTCGGCGCGGTGGCGGGCAAGCCCGAAGACGCTGCCCAGGACCGGGCCGAAGGCGAAGCACGCCTGGCCACGCTATATGCCGAAACCCGCCGCGCCTACGCCGGCGAGACCATGACGGACCCGGCGTTTGCCGCGTTCCAGGAAGTGGCGTTGAAGCATCGTATTCCCGAGCAGTACGCGTTCGAGCACCTGGACGGCTTTGCGATGGACGTGCATGAACGCAAGTACGACACGCTGGAAGACACACTGAGCTATTGCTATCACGTGGCCGGTGTCGTGGGGCTGATGATGGCGGTGATCATGGGCGTGAAAGACGAGGCGACCCTGGACCGCGCGTGCGACCTGGGGCTGGCGTTCCAGTTGACCAATATCGCCCGGGACATCGTGGACGACGCGGCCGTAGGCAGGTGTTATGTCCCGTCGGACTGGCTGCGCGACGCGGGCATTCCGCTGGATCGGGTGGGCGACCCGGCGTATCGCGCCCGGCTGGCGCCCCTGGGCGCACGGCTGGTGGACGAGGCCGAGCCGTATTACGCGTCGGCGCTGGAAGGCGTGAAGGTGTTGCCCGGGCGGTCGGCGTGGTCGATCGCGACGGCGCGCGGCGTGTATCGCGATATCGGTGTCAAGGTAAAGACGCTGGGCCCGCGTGCCTGGGACAAGCGGGTGTCGACGTCCAAGGCCGACAAGCTGCGACTGCTGGGCGGCGCGGCCGTTACCGCGCTTCGCCTGCGGGGGCAGACGCCTGCCGCACGGCCCGCGCATCTGTGGTCGCGGCCCCGGCCGGACCTGAATCCGTCAACGGCGCATCTGCCGGAAACGTCGCGGCCTGACGCAGACCGGCCTCGCCATGGATCTGCTGCAACTGCTGCTTGAGCGCAGCCACCGACGGCGCGTACAGAAAACCGAACGAGACGCAGCCTTCCTTGCCGTGGACGGCATGGTGGATGCGGTGCGCCTGGTACAGCCGCTTCAGGTACCCCTGCCGCGGCGTGTAGC is a window from the Pigmentiphaga litoralis genome containing:
- a CDS encoding carbohydrate binding family 9 domain-containing protein encodes the protein MPSVLLPAAHRLDPFSPTDAIAFPSLVNAPVIDQFIQVAPRAGVAPTRRTELRVAHDGRTLYLRIDAWDPAPSTVVAQQMRRDVEGMLKEDQVTVVIDPDGDGRNGFLFVVNANGAQFDALVFDGGQMRFDWDARWVSRARVGPEGWHADLAIPLSVFGRRRSGGQGADEGFGYPHAVDEPVSSASATVTPGLPPTWRLNAERWMPNGSERVRLAGIQPDKFVYSLGDALPMPAIVAEQDGLGVRVKASVRGTAESSGASGTGRAQRAVAPGLEAFHESAAGLRSTLALNVDFGDAEADERKVNLTRFELFRPEKRAFFLQDAGRFSFGGLVETAVIPYYSRRIGLDASGRPRSLDAGVKLSGAVAGFDLGVFGTRVAGGPVAPGEPGQRSADVAVVRVARALDARHRVGVLGTRGNPDGTSGSRLWGVDYQFRDTDFSPLGRAASSSGKTLETHAWTQRSENPVVGAGQAWGASVQYPNVGPTGNAEVQRIDAGFLPALGYLAEAGVTRGKGEIGWWHRTRKGADMIPGVDWSFRRKPGGVESSVVINPEMAYTTPAGDTAMAEVFMETDTVAAPFAPVPGVTVDRGRYAWRYLYAYLETAPSRPLSAEAQWRGGGYYDGRRDDQSVTLAWQPSPTWGARIGMARNAIRLPSGAFTVRMATFRMDHTPSTRRSESVLLQWDNVSNRLGISARARWLWTAQREVIVSVDRLGYVGADGHASADQALGRQMRANETRAMVKLVWYLE
- a CDS encoding FAD/FMN-containing dehydrogenase, with amino-acid sequence MIKTFAAVVLTLASLGAHAMEPGARVEPWTLDDQFDKPYAFSNDVKVLLVARSMDAAKVVNAAMEDQPAGYLEARKVVYVADIARVPSVGRMFMVPAMKKASYRIVLDREGTVAQKYVEQNDSVTWLQLRDGVLVNQKTYTDPGALRAALERAAD
- a CDS encoding polyprenyl synthetase family protein; the encoded protein is MVLPVTATQDAPPSCDVRALRQEVEQRLAELLPEAGGERDLIALAMRESTLAPGKRVRPLLLVLTARDLGYDDPSLLDLACAVEMVHAASLVLDDMPCMDNARLRRGRPTIHLHFGEDVAILTAVALLTRAFHLVSSLSSVPPLLRTQLVGGLANAVGTQGLVKGQYQDLREGTRARSADEIASTNDLKTSVLFSATIDMAAIIAQADESVRVTLGSFASELGQAFQLLDDLRDTRDNDTATTGKDICKDEGKSTLIALLGVEAAHRRLGMHLHHADAHLSRALGDRQDTRAFVRALFDAAMIPAVQRTTVLTGAAG
- a CDS encoding glycosyltransferase, coding for MIHFGVIAPAFSSHFQVLQALASALVDKGHRVTFIHQADTRPFVTDPRIGFEAVGADTHPLGSLAHTIRAAANPGSPWGLRRVIVDLARCTDMLCREVPAALSRLGIDALLCDQMEAAGGLIGDGVGLPYVSIACALPVNREPGVPLPVMPFVWDDTEKSAQMAAQSERIYDWMMTPHRRVIESRAAGFGLSRRGALHECLSPLAQVSQIIPEFDFPRRSLPAQFHYVGPLRPVDTSGPPLPWPIENDRPFVFASLGTVQGYRLDLFKRIAQACRRVDAQLLVGHCGGLNAQQSRELEAAGATWVTDYAPQGAALMRADAVVSHGGLNTVLDAMATRTPMLAMPIAFDQPGAAARMVRIGAGRRASPRFATVGRLTTLLRELLDDTEMAGRLEGLSAAVLRAGGTRRAVEIILDAVEGRVTADRQTGGEGQLPGALRMPAAVAEGGSASAHRTAYGDDGSAKARAPAAQQA
- the crtY gene encoding lycopene beta-cyclase CrtY, which encodes MSAGELPGAAGQATGVHDDARVHANARVHADARADSNAVYLPEGAPLDLILVGGGLANGLLAWRLATERPDVNFLVLEGSEHLGGNHTWSFHDSDIDPAQRAWLAPVISCSWQSYQVVFPERQRTLHSGYASIASDDFARVVGPILGERLRLGVAVTDVTPTSVRLATGQTLTAAAVVDGRGPRASEHLALGYQTFLGQEVRLAQPHGMTAPIIMDASVPQGGGYRFVYVLPFGPDRLLIEDTHYVDHHRLTDDILRANVTEYARSKGWTIAEVIREERGSLPIILAGDTDAFWADIGQQPTTGLRAALFHPTTGYSLPHALRLAWRLAALPDLRAPALFAAIRDEARQEWRAQGYFRLLNRMLFLAGRSDDRWRVMQRFYGLSEGLIRRFYAGRLAPHDKLRILVGKPPVPVAQAMKAALAVHPHRIRNYE
- a CDS encoding phytoene desaturase codes for the protein MSDAQRAVVIGAGFGGLALAIRLQASGVQTTLLEKRDKPGGRAYVYEDQGFVFDAGPTVITDPSAIEELFTLAGKKMSDYVEMLPVSPFYRLCWEDGSSFDYVNDQESLDRQIHARNPADVAGYQRFLAYSKAVFDEGYLKLGAVPFLSFRDMVAVGPQLAKLQAWRTVYSMVSKFIQDEHLRQAFSFHSLLVGGNPFATSSIYTLIHALERKWGVWFPKGGTGALVRGLVRLFEDLGGRIEVNAAVAKIDVENNRVKGVRLESGELFPADSVASNADVMFTYEKLLGHHPRGVSRANSLRKKRFSNSLFVLYFGVNHHHTQLQHHTVCFGPRYQQLIHDIFHLDTLADDFSLYLHAPCITDPSLAPPGCGSHYVLAPVPHLGNAPIDWEVEGPKYRDKILAYLEERYMPGLRSQLVTTRFFTPLDFRDELNAHVGSAFSLEPILTQSAWFRPHNRDADLPNLYLVGAGTHPGAGVPGVIGSAKATATLMLAEAGR
- the crtB gene encoding 15-cis-phytoene synthase CrtB, which gives rise to MSEALLAHATQTIAVGSKSFAAAAKLFAPDTRRSALMLYAWCRHCDDVVDGQELGFGAVAGKPEDAAQDRAEGEARLATLYAETRRAYAGETMTDPAFAAFQEVALKHRIPEQYAFEHLDGFAMDVHERKYDTLEDTLSYCYHVAGVVGLMMAVIMGVKDEATLDRACDLGLAFQLTNIARDIVDDAAVGRCYVPSDWLRDAGIPLDRVGDPAYRARLAPLGARLVDEAEPYYASALEGVKVLPGRSAWSIATARGVYRDIGVKVKTLGPRAWDKRVSTSKADKLRLLGGAAVTALRLRGQTPAARPAHLWSRPRPDLNPSTAHLPETSRPDADRPRHGSAATAA